In one window of Leptospira sp. GIMC2001 DNA:
- a CDS encoding anthrone oxygenase family protein — protein sequence MKNTLPYIAIIGTSAFFGNLLVIGLGFGMYWQMLDPMEFMRQFGIQFPLLLAPTMGILLPAILATVAMVIITKGQQTVRKNWTIALICLMITCTITTVYHLPTNIGFINMEYSEEVAASKLNLWLVLHWVRSVFVAVAAVYSVKAFKISLSQKD from the coding sequence ATGAAAAATACACTACCCTATATCGCGATAATTGGCACTTCAGCTTTTTTCGGAAACCTATTAGTGATCGGTCTTGGCTTCGGCATGTATTGGCAAATGTTGGATCCAATGGAGTTCATGCGGCAATTTGGGATTCAATTCCCGCTTCTACTTGCTCCAACTATGGGCATTTTGCTCCCTGCAATACTTGCTACAGTGGCGATGGTAATTATTACAAAAGGACAACAAACAGTTCGAAAAAATTGGACAATTGCATTGATCTGCTTAATGATTACTTGCACGATTACCACAGTTTATCACCTGCCAACTAACATTGGATTTATAAACATGGAATACTCAGAAGAAGTTGCTGCAAGTAAGCTTAATTTATGGCTTGTGCTGCATTGGGTACGATCTGTATTCGTAGCGGTTGCCGCAGTTTACTCCGTTAAAGCATTCAAGATTTCGCTCTCTCAAAAGGATTAA
- a CDS encoding SDR family oxidoreductase: protein MNQTILITGGSSGIGLAIARKFMKNNYNVVVTGRNLSKLEKVKSDLPSIHIEQSDVCNEEEVKSLVLKMEQIFGGIDILFNNAGIMNLIDAGSEEDQLNKQFTEIEINFHAPIRMLHYFLPQLKKSKNAVVVNVSSGLAYVPFAQAPTYSGTKAALHFWTMGIRPQLKPHNIRVVELLPPVVDTPLAHEADIAEDDNLKPMPPDKMADIFWKHFMDGKDEITPGLSKQLKFMSRLAPKFIFKQLNKQPIPSKKT from the coding sequence ATGAATCAAACAATATTAATCACTGGCGGAAGTTCAGGAATTGGACTAGCAATTGCGAGAAAATTTATGAAAAATAACTACAATGTAGTCGTAACAGGTAGAAATTTATCCAAACTTGAAAAAGTAAAATCGGACCTGCCTTCCATTCATATCGAGCAAAGTGATGTATGCAATGAAGAAGAAGTAAAATCATTGGTTCTAAAAATGGAACAGATTTTTGGCGGAATTGATATACTTTTCAACAATGCGGGCATCATGAATTTGATTGATGCAGGAAGTGAAGAAGATCAATTAAACAAGCAGTTTACCGAGATAGAAATCAATTTTCATGCACCGATACGAATGTTGCACTACTTTCTTCCGCAGCTTAAGAAAAGTAAGAATGCTGTTGTTGTAAATGTTTCTTCAGGTTTGGCATATGTGCCGTTTGCTCAAGCTCCGACATATTCAGGAACCAAAGCAGCGTTACACTTTTGGACTATGGGAATTCGCCCGCAATTAAAACCGCATAACATAAGAGTGGTAGAACTTTTGCCACCTGTGGTAGATACGCCTCTAGCTCATGAAGCTGATATTGCTGAAGATGATAATCTCAAACCTATGCCACCCGATAAAATGGCTGATATTTTCTGGAAACATTTCATGGATGGAAAAGATGAAATCACACCTGGACTTTCCAAACAGCTCAAATTCATGAGCAGGTTAGCTCCAAAATTCATATTCAAACAATTGAATAAACAACCTATACCGAGTAAGAAAACGTAA
- a CDS encoding DUF4345 family protein encodes MLLFIRVFLLLYGIIALATGFMGATTHYNPDLSTPMQDNNHRYVAAIWASMSLAFFYVAWNPSEVSLFRFLMIALFIGGTARALALINYPPTPIIIFGILLELIPTTFMFWMHTQLLKTGKL; translated from the coding sequence ATGTTACTATTCATCAGAGTATTCTTGCTATTATACGGTATAATTGCTTTGGCTACTGGGTTTATGGGTGCAACCACCCATTATAATCCGGATTTATCGACTCCAATGCAAGACAACAACCATCGCTATGTTGCTGCAATTTGGGCTTCCATGTCTCTTGCCTTTTTTTACGTTGCATGGAATCCATCTGAGGTTTCCTTATTTCGTTTTCTAATGATTGCTTTATTTATTGGCGGAACAGCAAGAGCTTTAGCTTTGATAAATTATCCGCCAACTCCAATTATAATCTTTGGAATATTATTAGAACTTATTCCAACTACTTTTATGTTCTGGATGCATACACAACTTTTAAAAACAGGAAAATTATAA
- a CDS encoding RNA polymerase sigma factor, with product MNPFTKSYQTNNSDSELIQQIFEGKRSALNDLIERHQPFIYNIAWKMIGDPIQAEDLTQEVLIKIVSNLSSFKGESNFRTWAYRIVKNQFLNDLKKPANVFMNNFEDLGDALDRAPNIELTEDEKLGQAEVIREVRLQCLSGMLLCLTKEQRLIYIIGDIFGGDHTIGSEIMEISKDNFRMKLSKARKDLYNFMQNKCGLVDKSNPCRCHKKVTFATENGIVNAKNLLFNKQEFSTFKAQLESDANYLVDESEVKYSELHKEHKYKTTFEKKTFLTGILNSPEWKSKLYLN from the coding sequence ATGAACCCATTTACTAAGTCATATCAAACCAACAATTCTGATTCCGAACTTATTCAACAGATTTTCGAAGGAAAAAGAAGTGCTTTAAACGATCTGATAGAAAGACACCAACCCTTTATTTACAACATTGCATGGAAAATGATTGGCGATCCTATTCAGGCAGAAGACCTGACACAGGAAGTCTTAATCAAGATCGTCTCTAATCTAAGCTCTTTTAAAGGTGAAAGTAATTTTAGAACTTGGGCGTATAGAATAGTAAAAAATCAATTTTTAAATGATCTCAAAAAACCAGCTAACGTATTCATGAATAACTTTGAAGATTTAGGGGACGCGTTAGATAGAGCACCTAATATAGAATTGACTGAAGATGAAAAATTAGGACAAGCAGAAGTAATCCGCGAGGTGCGACTGCAATGTTTATCAGGAATGTTGCTTTGTTTAACGAAAGAACAACGATTAATTTATATTATAGGTGATATTTTTGGGGGAGATCATACGATCGGTTCCGAAATTATGGAGATTAGCAAAGATAATTTTCGTATGAAACTCAGTAAAGCACGTAAAGATTTATACAATTTTATGCAAAATAAATGTGGTCTCGTTGACAAATCTAACCCCTGTCGTTGTCACAAGAAAGTAACTTTTGCAACCGAAAATGGGATCGTAAACGCTAAAAATCTTTTATTCAACAAGCAAGAATTCTCAACTTTTAAAGCACAGCTCGAAAGCGATGCGAATTACCTTGTAGATGAATCTGAAGTAAAATACTCAGAACTTCACAAAGAACATAAATATAAGACTACATTTGAGAAAAAAACTTTTTTAACGGGCATTCTTAATAGTCCAGAATGGAAAAGTAAATTATATTTAAATTAA
- a CDS encoding SDR family NAD(P)-dependent oxidoreductase encodes MVETVLITGASTGIGYELAMVFARNGNNLVITARDKKRLDQIAKDISTTHGVGVKVIAKDLSKPTSPSEIYRSLKKDKIKVSILVNNAGFATNGHFADLPLEKELSEIQVNVTSLVELTHLFLQDMKEAGRGKILNVASTAGFQPGPLMSIYYATKAFVLSFSEGLAEEVKDKGITVSVLCPGATKTEFFERADMLGTKIGDQSSPLMMKSSDVAKIGYNGLMNGKVVNISGFFNAFLVFTVRFSPRFAVRKISKYLNSKQ; translated from the coding sequence ATGGTTGAAACAGTTCTTATTACAGGCGCATCTACAGGAATCGGATATGAGTTGGCAATGGTTTTTGCTAGAAATGGAAATAATTTGGTGATAACCGCCAGAGACAAGAAGCGACTCGATCAGATCGCCAAAGATATTTCGACAACTCATGGTGTTGGAGTTAAAGTGATTGCTAAGGATTTGTCCAAACCTACTTCACCTTCGGAAATTTATCGTTCACTTAAGAAAGATAAAATAAAAGTTTCCATCCTCGTGAACAACGCAGGCTTTGCGACAAACGGTCATTTTGCTGACCTTCCGCTTGAAAAAGAATTATCCGAAATCCAAGTAAATGTTACATCGCTAGTTGAATTGACTCATCTCTTTTTGCAGGATATGAAAGAGGCTGGACGTGGCAAAATTCTAAATGTCGCATCAACTGCTGGTTTTCAACCAGGTCCTTTGATGTCCATCTATTATGCAACCAAAGCATTTGTTTTGTCTTTTAGCGAAGGATTAGCTGAAGAAGTTAAGGACAAGGGAATTACAGTTTCCGTTCTCTGCCCTGGTGCAACCAAGACAGAATTTTTCGAAAGAGCAGACATGCTCGGAACAAAAATCGGAGATCAATCTTCGCCACTTATGATGAAGTCTTCAGACGTTGCAAAAATTGGCTATAACGGACTTATGAATGGGAAAGTTGTTAATATCAGTGGATTCTTCAACGCATTCCTTGTTTTTACGGTTCGTTTCTCACCAAGATTTGCTGTGCGAAAAATTTCGAAATATCTTAATTCAAAGCAATAG
- a CDS encoding methyl-accepting chemotaxis protein translates to MSFIRNLTISKRLYISLFVILIPIVFLLFLIIRNQYKTIVFSSQELHGLRINKSVWDLMINIQEGYLNKSSIAGLEEGVRAIKQDLIDSNIQLDNSEMIDLLETAQEISQLKQADSNPELLDHMQKLLIDLHSDLTDKSNLILDPDLDSYYLMDIGMLKLPNVVFYCGIYYHNIPKFSNPNSRAKNDLGSLRFLLSDCEKVMKEVEFSFHKEFQYNIILRESILEKEAVWISKFNEFYRLAKLFNNDPSQFGYGSKNFEELESSYIVFFDSHKEIHTRVLNDLERVLNLRINNLKMESAVSIFLSMIICIAAFLFQAYVNRTIARPLSVAVVKFDELAKGNIKQSFDYAYNDEIGSLYSSSQAFVLELNKILKEILLLVDRVSRYSEQTSIMAGMLSESSQNQAAQTEESSASIEEISASFDKVAKLIARESNDIQEIGFITENIAESIRYVNQQMAKLKIVADQLMSQAQLGEDTIGSTTDSMRYMQEVSGQIGGIVSIITDISEQTNLLSLNASIEAARAGDMGRGFAVVASEVSKLSEKTGESVSQIKKLIQTSDKTVDQGVHSVSSSVDVIRGILANISEIHKNSETVVDAVGKQSTNVDFIHRSYRELKSLSAEIDQSAKEEKIAIDQVTESLQLIAESTQVIADNAGALAEISGKLDSASHQLNSTIGWFHIK, encoded by the coding sequence ATGTCATTTATTCGAAATTTAACTATCAGCAAAAGATTGTATATCTCTCTCTTTGTAATATTAATTCCAATCGTATTTTTGCTATTTTTGATTATACGAAATCAATATAAAACAATTGTTTTTAGCTCTCAAGAGCTACATGGATTGCGAATCAACAAATCAGTTTGGGATTTGATGATAAATATCCAAGAAGGCTATCTGAATAAATCATCAATTGCCGGATTAGAAGAAGGAGTTAGAGCTATAAAGCAAGATTTGATCGATTCGAACATTCAGCTAGATAATTCCGAGATGATAGATCTTCTCGAAACTGCTCAAGAAATTTCCCAGCTTAAACAAGCTGATAGCAACCCAGAGCTATTGGATCATATGCAGAAATTGTTGATTGATTTACATTCTGATCTTACAGATAAATCCAATTTAATTTTGGATCCAGATCTAGATTCTTATTATCTAATGGATATAGGAATGCTAAAGCTTCCCAATGTTGTTTTTTATTGCGGAATTTATTATCATAATATTCCAAAGTTTTCAAATCCCAATTCACGAGCTAAAAATGACCTTGGAAGCTTGAGATTTTTATTGAGTGATTGCGAGAAAGTTATGAAAGAAGTGGAATTTTCCTTTCATAAAGAATTTCAATACAATATAATTTTAAGGGAATCAATTTTGGAGAAGGAAGCTGTTTGGATTTCAAAATTCAATGAATTCTACCGATTGGCGAAATTGTTTAATAATGATCCAAGCCAGTTTGGTTATGGATCTAAGAATTTTGAAGAATTAGAATCTTCGTATATTGTTTTTTTTGATTCTCATAAAGAAATACATACTAGAGTTCTTAATGATTTAGAAAGAGTCTTGAATCTGCGAATTAACAATCTTAAGATGGAATCTGCAGTTTCGATATTTTTATCTATGATAATTTGTATAGCAGCTTTTCTATTTCAAGCTTATGTAAACAGAACGATTGCAAGACCACTTTCAGTTGCGGTTGTAAAATTTGACGAATTGGCAAAAGGAAACATCAAACAAAGTTTTGATTATGCTTACAATGATGAGATAGGAAGTTTATACTCATCTTCACAGGCATTTGTTTTAGAACTCAATAAAATATTGAAAGAAATCTTGCTTCTTGTAGATCGTGTTTCTCGATATTCTGAACAAACTTCGATAATGGCAGGAATGCTATCGGAATCATCACAGAACCAAGCTGCTCAGACAGAGGAATCGTCTGCTTCTATTGAAGAGATATCTGCGAGTTTTGATAAAGTTGCGAAATTGATTGCTCGTGAATCCAATGATATTCAAGAAATTGGATTCATTACTGAAAATATTGCTGAGTCTATTCGTTACGTTAATCAACAGATGGCAAAACTCAAAATTGTTGCGGATCAATTGATGTCGCAAGCTCAGTTAGGCGAGGATACGATTGGAAGTACAACAGATTCCATGCGGTATATGCAAGAAGTTTCAGGTCAAATTGGTGGAATTGTTTCGATTATTACAGATATTTCCGAGCAGACCAATCTACTTTCTCTGAACGCATCTATTGAAGCGGCAAGAGCTGGTGATATGGGTAGGGGATTTGCAGTTGTTGCATCCGAAGTCTCGAAGCTTTCGGAGAAAACTGGTGAAAGTGTTTCTCAGATTAAGAAACTCATCCAGACCTCTGATAAAACAGTAGATCAAGGTGTACATAGTGTATCATCATCTGTTGATGTTATACGAGGCATTCTTGCGAATATTAGTGAGATTCATAAAAATTCCGAAACGGTTGTCGATGCAGTTGGCAAACAATCAACGAATGTAGATTTTATACATAGAAGTTATAGAGAACTAAAAAGTCTATCGGCAGAAATCGATCAATCCGCCAAAGAAGAAAAAATTGCAATCGATCAAGTTACAGAAAGTTTGCAATTGATTGCAGAATCAACGCAAGTGATAGCGGACAATGCTGGAGCTCTCGCTGAGATTTCTGGGAAATTGGATTCTGCATCACATCAGCTCAATTCAACTATTGGCTGGTTTCATATAAAGTAG